A window of the Pseudomonas gozinkensis genome harbors these coding sequences:
- a CDS encoding hybrid sensor histidine kinase/response regulator, whose amino-acid sequence MNHPNALLEKLASSSLRLNKGFIVLGALVLILIGISYLGIQRTLEEQRDTMGFHFARLMENIREQEAFLKAVQRYSAKGPVLDARVSPLFQQKNLPDQGPDVYEGRQFSFSMPFSVKIASDKIAVGEQPKVFALAAHLSDYYSAFWSASHYQSPQVFLFNVPDNFDITVPATGHIRRDGQIQGGIFGDVVAQVRKQLHDQSLDNQVHWNLYSAATDDVMAPTLVAYINIDLASSTLNIQGASPRVALATLLNLSQVNNIERIMQWSIYDQFTLISPSGKVLVGAFDPQRMLQDGTNFNRDGLVFKLTSHDEHPWTAIYTISFKSFLDYALWPLLCLAALVLTGLGCGWAFNRWYKSRVVLPAHQAHLSIAESEAFNRAVIDTAPAGLYVVRCSDHKVLLENQRAQQWQDTTQVISALSQQHGLTEPGQAELEVDGRHLHVAFVSTRYQGQDAWLCVFHDVTRHIEDAAALEEARRAADSANEAKTLFLATMSHEIRTPLYGVLGTLELLGLTELEPRQQAYLHTIQRSSATLFQLISDVLDVSKIESGQMIIESQEFCPLELTEDTLRTYSAFAQTKGLQLYACIDATLPNRVRGDPQRIRQILNNLLSNAIKFTDYGRVVLRVRVLQTDGSHVSLQWQVSDTGSGISQTQQAQLFNPFYQVRDGVNGSGAGLGLAICRWLCELMAGQLKVVSEPGLGSSFSLQLSLENVPGELADCPEFKPGASAVYVRAPVQELTHHLCAWLNRLGIEARSLSPDLLHAEPSTLLVDMLPSGNELPWLGASIIATADGHNPPEYLGSGWNVDAYDVRAIAWSIYLADQGVDESDRQVLPGKSRSLNLHILVAEDNPINSQIIKEQLEALGCSVVLAGNGEQALAQWSPGLFDLVLSDINMPIMNGYEFAATLRQHDVNLPIIGVTANALREEGERCAAVGMNAWMVKPLNLKTLRTKLLECCVKPVSPNASVADDSLAHEVPADSVQLSPKMRELFICTMKQDRQTTLAALDSGDSNTVARQLHSMAGALGAVQAGSMAIAFAELESRLMAGSITPTLILEVNTQLDRLNALLNSLE is encoded by the coding sequence GTTTTCGTTTTCGATGCCTTTCAGCGTGAAAATCGCCTCCGATAAAATCGCGGTCGGCGAACAGCCAAAAGTATTTGCCTTGGCCGCACACCTGAGCGATTACTACAGCGCTTTCTGGTCCGCGTCACACTATCAGTCACCGCAGGTTTTTCTGTTCAACGTCCCGGACAACTTCGATATCACGGTACCGGCCACCGGGCACATACGCCGTGATGGGCAGATTCAGGGCGGCATATTTGGCGATGTCGTGGCGCAGGTCAGGAAGCAACTGCATGATCAGTCGCTGGACAATCAGGTTCATTGGAATCTGTACAGTGCAGCAACTGATGATGTGATGGCGCCGACACTCGTTGCCTACATCAATATTGATCTCGCTTCGAGCACGTTGAATATTCAAGGCGCCAGCCCTCGGGTAGCGCTCGCGACCTTGCTGAACCTTTCTCAGGTCAACAACATTGAGCGAATCATGCAGTGGTCGATCTACGACCAATTCACCCTGATTTCGCCGTCCGGTAAGGTATTGGTTGGCGCATTCGACCCGCAACGTATGTTGCAGGACGGCACGAATTTCAACCGTGACGGCCTGGTCTTTAAACTGACCAGCCATGATGAGCATCCATGGACGGCGATCTACACCATCAGCTTCAAAAGTTTTTTGGATTACGCCTTGTGGCCGTTGCTCTGCCTGGCTGCGCTAGTCCTGACCGGACTGGGTTGCGGATGGGCATTCAATCGCTGGTATAAAAGCAGAGTCGTACTCCCTGCACATCAGGCCCACCTGAGCATCGCCGAAAGTGAAGCGTTCAACCGTGCCGTGATCGACACCGCGCCAGCCGGCCTGTATGTGGTGCGCTGCAGCGACCATAAAGTGTTACTGGAAAACCAACGTGCCCAGCAATGGCAAGACACTACCCAAGTGATCAGCGCCCTCAGCCAACAGCACGGGCTCACCGAGCCTGGCCAGGCTGAACTCGAGGTTGATGGGCGCCATTTGCATGTCGCGTTTGTTTCCACTCGTTATCAAGGCCAGGATGCCTGGCTCTGCGTCTTTCATGATGTGACCCGGCATATCGAGGACGCAGCAGCCCTTGAAGAAGCACGCCGGGCGGCCGACTCGGCCAACGAGGCCAAGACACTCTTTTTGGCCACCATGAGCCATGAAATTCGTACACCGCTGTACGGCGTACTCGGCACCCTCGAGTTGCTGGGCCTGACCGAGCTTGAGCCGCGTCAACAGGCTTACCTGCACACGATCCAACGCTCTTCCGCGACTTTGTTCCAATTGATCAGCGACGTGCTGGATGTGTCGAAGATCGAGTCAGGACAGATGATCATCGAGTCTCAGGAGTTCTGCCCACTGGAGCTGACGGAAGACACCCTGCGTACCTACAGCGCATTCGCCCAAACCAAGGGTTTGCAACTCTATGCCTGTATCGACGCAACGCTGCCGAACCGTGTGCGGGGTGATCCGCAACGCATCCGGCAGATTCTCAATAATCTGCTAAGCAACGCCATCAAGTTCACCGACTATGGCCGGGTAGTGCTGCGGGTTCGGGTGCTGCAAACCGATGGCTCACACGTCAGTCTGCAATGGCAAGTCAGCGACACGGGGAGCGGTATCTCCCAGACTCAGCAGGCGCAACTATTCAATCCTTTCTATCAGGTTCGCGATGGCGTCAACGGCTCCGGAGCGGGGTTGGGCCTGGCGATTTGCCGGTGGCTGTGTGAGCTGATGGCAGGGCAGTTGAAAGTGGTCAGCGAACCGGGTCTGGGCAGCAGCTTTTCTTTGCAATTGTCACTTGAGAATGTGCCGGGGGAACTGGCCGATTGTCCTGAGTTCAAGCCGGGAGCGTCGGCTGTGTATGTTCGGGCGCCAGTCCAGGAGTTGACGCACCATCTCTGCGCCTGGCTCAACCGGCTGGGTATAGAGGCGCGCTCACTCAGCCCTGATCTGCTGCATGCGGAGCCGTCGACATTGCTGGTGGACATGCTGCCGTCCGGCAACGAACTACCCTGGCTGGGAGCAAGTATCATTGCCACTGCTGACGGGCATAATCCTCCGGAGTATTTGGGCAGTGGCTGGAACGTCGACGCCTATGATGTTCGTGCTATTGCCTGGAGCATCTACCTGGCGGATCAGGGTGTCGACGAGTCTGACCGGCAGGTGCTGCCGGGAAAAAGCCGAAGCCTGAACTTGCACATTCTGGTGGCCGAAGACAACCCGATCAATTCACAGATCATAAAGGAACAGCTGGAAGCCCTGGGTTGTTCGGTAGTACTTGCGGGTAACGGCGAACAGGCCCTTGCACAGTGGTCGCCCGGTCTGTTCGATCTGGTACTGAGCGACATCAACATGCCCATCATGAATGGCTATGAATTTGCTGCGACCCTGCGCCAACATGATGTGAATCTACCCATTATCGGAGTGACCGCCAACGCTCTGCGCGAGGAGGGTGAACGCTGCGCCGCAGTGGGTATGAACGCCTGGATGGTCAAACCGCTGAATCTGAAAACCTTGCGAACGAAATTGTTGGAATGCTGCGTGAAGCCAGTATCCCCGAATGCCTCGGTCGCCGATGACAGCCTTGCGCATGAGGTCCCCGCTGACTCGGTGCAGCTCTCACCGAAAATGCGCGAGCTGTTCATCTGTACGATGAAACAGGACAGGCAGACTACGCTTGCAGCGCTGGACAGTGGTGACAGCAACACCGTTGCAAGACAACTGCACAGCATGGCCGGGGCTTTGGGCGCCGTACAGGCTGGCTCCATGGCCATTGCCTTTGCCGAACTGGAGTCTCGACTGATGGCGGGCTCGATCACGCCGACCCTGATTCTGGAGGTCAACACTCAACTTGATCGGCTGAATGCTTTGTTGAATAGTCTTGAATAA
- a CDS encoding response regulator, producing MKKLHVVIADDHPIVLLGVRELIERDERFCVVGEAVCSNELINLLERHSVDLVITDFNMPADSPYGDGLKLVEYLKRHFPTVKVLVLTMISSPLILTRLHELGVVGVIQKSQLHNEIQVALKAIARGNPFQSARPVSSSVMESNAVLDDRFASLSPKEHEILRLFVSGQSVSDIARNQSRSAKTISTQKKSAMRKLEVNSDQDLLTYCFERKLFS from the coding sequence ATGAAAAAATTACACGTTGTCATCGCTGACGATCATCCCATTGTGCTGCTCGGGGTTCGTGAGCTGATTGAACGTGACGAACGCTTTTGTGTGGTGGGGGAGGCCGTCTGCTCCAACGAGCTGATCAACCTGCTTGAACGTCATTCTGTCGATCTGGTGATCACCGATTTCAACATGCCTGCGGACTCTCCTTACGGCGATGGTCTCAAGCTTGTGGAGTATCTGAAACGGCATTTCCCGACAGTGAAAGTCCTGGTCCTGACTATGATCTCCAGCCCCTTGATCCTGACCCGGCTGCATGAACTGGGCGTTGTCGGGGTCATTCAGAAAAGTCAGCTGCACAACGAAATTCAAGTTGCCCTCAAGGCCATCGCCAGAGGCAATCCGTTCCAAAGTGCCCGACCTGTCTCCAGCTCAGTGATGGAGTCCAACGCTGTTTTGGACGATCGGTTCGCCAGCCTGTCCCCTAAAGAACACGAAATATTACGTCTGTTCGTGTCTGGACAAAGTGTCAGTGATATAGCTCGGAACCAGAGTAGAAGTGCCAAGACTATCAGTACGCAAAAAAAGTCTGCGATGCGTAAACTGGAAGTTAACAGTGATCAGGATTTATTGACTTACTGCTTTGAGCGCAAACTTTTCAGCTAG
- a CDS encoding fimbrial protein — MNTLPLALLTLALSVSAGSALAAEPPTKAGTGTINFTGIINNDACSVDGADLNKTISVAMGDVSIKDMGTAASPTGSGKLSAENFGMKISCNAGTKVSMIFEPKKGAGSGIVEGTKVLNVIGGLGAAKNVGIALFDANNNQIDLSSPATAKIEDTLQDGSSTLKFSAAYVTTGAAGTAIAGRADATLPFTLQYE; from the coding sequence ATGAACACGCTACCTCTGGCTCTATTAACCTTGGCATTGTCTGTATCTGCTGGCAGCGCTTTAGCAGCAGAACCGCCAACTAAAGCCGGCACCGGCACCATCAACTTCACTGGCATCATCAACAACGATGCATGCTCCGTTGATGGCGCTGATTTGAACAAGACCATCTCGGTTGCGATGGGTGATGTCTCGATCAAGGATATGGGAACTGCTGCGTCTCCGACGGGCTCTGGCAAACTGAGCGCCGAAAACTTCGGCATGAAAATCAGCTGCAACGCGGGCACCAAAGTGTCGATGATCTTCGAACCTAAAAAGGGTGCCGGTTCTGGCATCGTTGAAGGAACCAAGGTGCTTAATGTGATCGGTGGTCTAGGTGCTGCGAAAAACGTTGGTATTGCGCTGTTCGATGCCAACAACAATCAGATCGATCTAAGCTCTCCCGCCACGGCAAAAATCGAAGATACCCTGCAAGATGGCAGCAGTACGCTGAAATTCTCCGCTGCCTATGTCACCACTGGTGCTGCGGGCACCGCAATCGCCGGTCGCGCTGACGCCACCCTGCCGTTCACCCTGCAATACGAATAA
- a CDS encoding fimbrial biogenesis chaperone translates to MFRRTSLSFGLGLLGLLVASQASAGISLSATRLVFDGKHKEAGITVRNSGENVLIQSWVDTDTPGVNSVPFAVTPPLARVMGKEQQLLRVIYEGAGMPSDKESVVWLNVQEIPQASKEKNTLQLAVRQRIKVFFRPAGLSSDAYLAPTQLLWRLENRAGKSVLVMNNPGLFHVSMADIKLQSGTLTEQIFDSTMIAPGESKEFTIKSFSNATTPHVLFTSINDYGAQDHYIVKLANGTSSQASLNKELP, encoded by the coding sequence ATGTTTCGTCGTACATCCCTGTCTTTCGGCCTGGGACTCCTCGGTCTGCTCGTGGCGTCGCAAGCCAGCGCCGGCATCTCACTGAGCGCTACCCGTCTGGTCTTTGACGGAAAACACAAGGAAGCCGGCATCACTGTGCGCAATAGCGGTGAAAACGTGTTGATCCAGTCTTGGGTCGATACAGATACACCCGGCGTTAACTCGGTGCCCTTCGCCGTAACCCCACCGCTGGCACGGGTGATGGGCAAGGAGCAGCAGTTGTTGCGGGTGATCTATGAGGGCGCCGGAATGCCGTCCGACAAGGAGTCGGTGGTCTGGCTCAATGTCCAGGAAATTCCTCAGGCTTCAAAAGAGAAAAACACATTACAGCTCGCTGTGCGCCAACGCATCAAGGTGTTTTTCCGACCGGCCGGACTGAGTTCTGATGCCTATCTGGCGCCAACCCAACTGTTATGGCGCCTGGAGAATCGGGCTGGTAAATCAGTGTTGGTGATGAATAATCCTGGACTCTTTCATGTCTCTATGGCGGACATAAAACTTCAATCCGGAACATTGACCGAACAAATCTTTGATTCAACGATGATCGCTCCGGGTGAAAGCAAAGAGTTCACCATCAAGTCATTTAGCAATGCAACTACACCCCATGTACTCTTTACCAGTATCAACGACTACGGTGCGCAAGATCACTACATCGTAAAGCTCGCCAATGGCACTTCAAGCCAAGCCAGCTTGAACAAGGAATTGCCTTAA
- a CDS encoding fimbria/pilus outer membrane usher protein produces MFVAAAEIESDQLEQFNTSFLQGAQSSVDLQLLLSANSVLPGNYRVDLYSNEVLVGRRDIDFQRNPKNGVIEACLNLSMLQQLGIDMNKLQAAGKFNPNEPQACYDLPALIDKATLRYDASRLRLLASVPQIAMQRGMRGYVDPALWDSGVSAAFINYQLSSNRNSTDSATTLSNNLGLRNGLNLGGWRLRNESNFRSSTGQPSTFKSNRSYLQHDVTALKGQFSAGDIFSDTDLFDSVRYRGLKLASDEGMRADSERGYAPIIRGVAQTSAIVEIRQNDYILYTANVPPGPFEISDIYPSGSNGDLQVTIIEADGRRRVTVQAFSSLPIMVREGQVKYSVSAGKYSSNSDGLALPQFVSSTLAYGINSNLTGIVGVQASENFKALSVGAGRNTSIGAVSVDLTRSSSLTAGETVQGNSLRALYAKTFTGTDTNFTLAAYRYSTEGYRTLTNHVEALSNNGQKPTGNSKTRTDLTINQSLGRNQQYGSVYLNASDQRYWGRGGSQSLSTGYSNYWGEVSYNVGVTYTKDVGDVGSSNNDTLINLSLSFPLGSKPRAPRVFVSANTQKNSDSTQVGINGYLSETSDTYYSLQGGTSSTGYSSGSANISTRTSVADISAGYSQGRGYASQNVNLAGSVVAHAGGVNLGQTVGETFALAEVPGVSGARIGSYSGAETGANGFAVVPNTQPYRVNWISLDTRDLGADIEIDNATQQVVPRRGAVVLARYVGKTGRRVQFELFDAQNKAIPFGAALEDATGKQLAISDPNGKALALVEEDSGTLTIKWAGEHCRAPYTLPERNKALNYDRVLLRCAP; encoded by the coding sequence CTGTTTGTCGCAGCGGCGGAAATAGAATCTGATCAACTTGAACAGTTCAATACCTCGTTTCTGCAAGGCGCCCAGTCATCGGTTGATCTGCAGTTGCTGTTGTCCGCAAACAGCGTGCTGCCGGGTAACTATCGGGTCGACCTCTACAGCAACGAAGTGCTGGTGGGGCGTCGTGATATCGACTTCCAACGCAACCCGAAAAACGGCGTGATCGAAGCCTGTCTGAACTTGAGCATGCTGCAGCAATTGGGCATCGACATGAACAAGCTGCAGGCGGCCGGAAAATTCAACCCCAATGAGCCGCAAGCCTGCTATGACCTGCCTGCGCTGATTGATAAGGCCACCTTGCGCTACGACGCCAGTCGTCTGCGGCTGTTGGCCAGTGTGCCGCAGATCGCCATGCAGCGAGGCATGCGCGGTTATGTCGATCCTGCCTTATGGGATAGTGGCGTCTCGGCCGCTTTTATCAATTATCAGCTGAGCAGCAACCGTAACAGCACGGACTCCGCCACCACGCTCTCCAACAATCTGGGTCTGCGTAACGGCCTAAACCTGGGCGGCTGGCGCTTGCGTAATGAATCGAACTTCAGGAGCAGTACTGGTCAGCCCTCTACGTTCAAGAGCAACCGCAGTTATTTGCAACATGACGTGACCGCGTTGAAAGGCCAATTCAGTGCCGGTGATATTTTCTCCGACACTGACCTGTTCGACAGTGTTCGTTATCGCGGTCTGAAACTGGCTTCTGACGAAGGTATGCGCGCTGACAGCGAGCGTGGGTATGCGCCGATCATTCGCGGTGTGGCGCAAACGAGTGCCATAGTGGAGATCCGGCAGAACGATTACATCCTCTACACGGCCAACGTACCGCCAGGCCCGTTTGAAATCAGTGATATCTACCCCAGCGGCTCCAATGGCGACCTGCAAGTGACCATCATCGAAGCTGATGGCCGTCGGCGGGTAACCGTGCAAGCGTTTTCCAGCTTGCCGATCATGGTTCGCGAAGGCCAGGTGAAGTACAGCGTCTCGGCGGGCAAGTACAGCAGCAACAGCGATGGCCTGGCGTTGCCACAGTTTGTCAGCAGTACCCTGGCCTACGGCATCAATAGCAACCTCACCGGGATCGTCGGTGTCCAGGCCTCGGAGAACTTCAAGGCGCTGTCAGTCGGTGCGGGGCGCAACACTTCGATAGGCGCAGTCTCGGTCGACCTGACTCGCTCATCCAGCCTTACTGCGGGTGAGACCGTTCAGGGTAATAGCCTGCGGGCGTTGTATGCCAAGACGTTCACCGGTACCGACACCAACTTCACTTTGGCGGCCTATCGCTATTCGACCGAAGGCTACCGGACCCTGACCAACCACGTCGAGGCGCTCAGCAACAACGGCCAGAAACCCACCGGCAACTCGAAAACCCGTACCGACCTGACCATTAACCAAAGCCTGGGCCGCAACCAGCAATATGGCAGCGTTTACCTGAACGCCAGCGACCAGCGCTACTGGGGACGCGGTGGTTCCCAAAGCCTGTCTACCGGTTACAGCAATTACTGGGGGGAGGTCAGTTACAACGTCGGCGTGACCTATACCAAGGATGTCGGGGATGTCGGGTCTTCAAACAATGACACGTTGATCAACCTGTCCCTGTCGTTTCCCTTGGGCTCCAAGCCTCGAGCGCCACGAGTCTTTGTTTCGGCGAACACACAGAAGAACAGCGACAGTACTCAAGTCGGTATCAACGGGTATTTGTCGGAAACCAGCGATACCTATTACTCATTGCAAGGCGGTACCAGCAGCACAGGTTACAGCTCGGGCTCGGCCAACATCAGTACCCGAACTTCAGTGGCGGATATCAGCGCAGGTTATAGCCAGGGGCGCGGCTACGCTTCGCAGAACGTTAATCTGGCCGGTTCCGTGGTCGCTCATGCGGGAGGCGTCAATCTGGGGCAGACCGTGGGCGAAACCTTTGCCCTGGCCGAAGTGCCGGGTGTCTCCGGGGCCAGGATCGGCAGCTACAGCGGTGCGGAAACCGGCGCGAATGGCTTTGCCGTAGTCCCCAATACCCAGCCCTATCGAGTGAATTGGATCAGCCTGGATACCCGGGATCTAGGGGCGGACATTGAAATCGATAACGCAACTCAGCAAGTCGTGCCAAGGCGAGGCGCCGTGGTGTTGGCGCGATATGTTGGCAAGACCGGCCGCCGGGTGCAGTTCGAGCTGTTTGATGCGCAGAACAAGGCCATTCCATTTGGCGCTGCGCTGGAAGATGCTACCGGTAAACAACTGGCTATTTCCGATCCGAACGGTAAAGCCCTGGCGCTGGTAGAAGAGGATTCAGGCACGCTCACCATCAAATGGGCGGGAGAACATTGCCGAGCACCCTACACATTACCTGAGCGCAACAAAGCCCTGAACTACGATCGCGTGCTGTTGAGGTGTGCCCCATGA